A DNA window from Rossellomorea marisflavi contains the following coding sequences:
- a CDS encoding type III polyketide synthase translates to MPVIYSVETAIPPHRIDQEDASVFAKQLFQESFKDIDRLLTVFQNGEINSRYFVKDLEWFGSPHSFEEKNGEYIELAVKYGKEAVTKALETIGGGPVEAIFTISTSGIATPSIEARIMNELGLDPHIKRIPIWGLGCAGGASGLARANEYCRAFPSSTVLVLAIELCSLTFQHGDRSKSNLIGTSLFADGIGCAVLCGDESPLLQKRYKPLPRVISTRSTLLRDSLDVMGWEVRNEGLYVVFSKSIPNLVETWLRPNVEEFLRKEGVGLADIRQFVAHPGGKKVLDAYEKSLGFAKAMLAPTLAVLQEYGNMSSATILYVMKEMLHAGKDGELGLAMALGPGFSSELLLLRWEG, encoded by the coding sequence GTGCCTGTCATCTATTCAGTTGAAACGGCGATCCCCCCGCATCGGATCGATCAGGAGGATGCGTCTGTTTTCGCCAAACAGCTTTTTCAGGAAAGTTTCAAAGATATCGACCGACTGTTGACCGTATTCCAAAATGGGGAGATCAACAGCAGGTATTTTGTAAAGGATTTGGAGTGGTTCGGCAGTCCGCACTCCTTCGAAGAGAAAAATGGGGAATACATCGAGCTGGCTGTGAAATACGGCAAAGAGGCTGTAACAAAAGCGCTTGAAACGATAGGGGGTGGCCCCGTGGAGGCGATATTCACCATCTCCACCTCTGGGATTGCGACACCTTCCATCGAAGCAAGGATCATGAATGAGCTCGGTCTTGATCCACATATTAAACGAATCCCGATCTGGGGTCTCGGCTGCGCAGGAGGAGCGAGCGGCCTGGCAAGGGCCAATGAGTATTGCCGTGCCTTTCCATCCTCTACGGTGCTCGTTCTCGCCATCGAACTTTGTTCCCTCACCTTCCAGCACGGGGACCGGTCCAAAAGCAATCTGATCGGGACATCCTTATTTGCCGACGGTATCGGGTGTGCCGTCCTGTGCGGAGATGAAAGTCCCCTCCTGCAAAAACGATATAAGCCGCTCCCTCGGGTCATCTCGACTCGTTCAACCCTCCTGCGGGACTCTCTGGACGTCATGGGGTGGGAAGTCAGGAATGAAGGACTGTATGTCGTATTTTCGAAGTCCATCCCAAATCTCGTAGAAACATGGCTGAGACCGAATGTGGAAGAGTTCCTCCGAAAAGAAGGAGTGGGCCTTGCCGATATCCGGCAATTCGTCGCCCACCCCGGGGGGAAGAAAGTGCTCGATGCGTATGAAAAATCACTCGGGTTCGCCAAAGCCATGTTGGCCCCGACACTTGCTGTCCTGCAGGAATACGGGAATATGTCGTCCGCAACGATCCTGTATGTGATGAAGGAAATGCTGCATGCAGGAAAGGATGGGGAGCTGGGCCTTGCCATGGCACTTGGACCGGGATTCAGCTCCGAACTATTGTTGCTCAGGTGGGAGGGATGA
- a CDS encoding sulfurtransferase, producing the protein MNFIKNCEWVFEHLEDPSLAMVDCQAVLSTGEGAGLYHEEHIPGAVHFDLGQDLSGPVQTHGGRHPLPDIALFVDKVGKAGIQQDSTVVLYDGGDAAPAARAWWLFRFIGHERVYVMDGGLKEWKRNDFPVTKEVPSPRERHYQPTIKEYMIAGVEEVRAIAEGESDVVLIDSRSSERYCGEEEPLDRVAGHIPGAVNLPWFDALSEGRYLDPEIQKQRYAGMDKQQRVIVYCGSGITATPNIISMLESGFEDVRLYAGSYSDWVSYPGNKVANPGISNQ; encoded by the coding sequence ATGAATTTCATCAAAAACTGCGAGTGGGTCTTCGAACATTTAGAGGATCCATCCCTCGCAATGGTCGATTGTCAAGCTGTCCTGTCCACCGGTGAAGGGGCAGGCCTCTATCATGAAGAGCATATACCGGGCGCTGTCCACTTCGACCTAGGACAGGATCTAAGCGGTCCAGTCCAAACCCACGGCGGACGTCATCCTCTTCCGGATATAGCTCTATTTGTCGATAAGGTCGGAAAAGCAGGCATCCAACAAGATTCGACCGTTGTCCTCTATGATGGAGGGGATGCTGCACCGGCTGCAAGGGCCTGGTGGCTGTTCCGCTTCATCGGCCATGAAAGGGTCTATGTAATGGATGGAGGTTTAAAAGAATGGAAGAGAAACGATTTTCCAGTCACAAAAGAAGTGCCTTCCCCCAGGGAAAGGCACTATCAACCGACCATAAAAGAGTACATGATCGCAGGGGTAGAGGAAGTGAGGGCCATTGCAGAGGGAGAGAGTGATGTGGTCCTCATCGATTCAAGGAGCAGTGAGAGATATTGCGGAGAGGAAGAACCCCTCGACCGTGTAGCGGGTCATATACCGGGTGCCGTCAATCTTCCATGGTTTGATGCACTGTCGGAAGGAAGATACCTTGATCCTGAAATCCAGAAGCAACGATACGCCGGTATGGATAAACAACAGCGGGTCATCGTTTATTGCGGCTCCGGGATCACGGCCACGCCGAATATCATCTCCATGCTTGAATCGGGATTCGAAGACGTCAGATTATACGCCGGAAGCTACAGCGACTGGGTTTCTTACCCTGGAAACAAAGTAGCGAATCCGGGTATTTCCAACCAGTAA
- the cspD gene encoding cold-shock protein CspD, protein MQNGKVKWFNNEKGFGFIEVEGGDDVFVHFSAIQGDGFKSLEEGQDVSFDIVEGNRGPQAANVVKL, encoded by the coding sequence ATGCAGAATGGTAAAGTAAAATGGTTCAACAACGAAAAAGGTTTCGGTTTCATCGAAGTTGAAGGTGGAGACGACGTATTCGTACACTTCTCTGCTATTCAAGGTGACGGATTCAAGTCACTTGAAGAAGGTCAAGACGTTTCTTTCGATATCGTTGAAGGAAATCGCGGACCACAAGCAGCAAACGTTGTAAAATTATAA
- a CDS encoding dynamin family protein — MNTTKRTIHTSMQTIASLSERFRLAGDEERVEKAERLAEKMHGEELILAFCGHFSAGKSSMINHLIGDSVLPASPIPTSANLVKVKKTDSDYAKIYYHHQYPVFIPAPYDEDKVREWCKDRDVYSVEIGRSNMDKDVSILDTPGVDSTDDAHRLSTESALHLADAVFYVMDYNHVQSQVNFEFTRELSLHGVKQYLVINQIDKHNETEISFETFKTAVKDAFGSWGVEPEGIFYTSLRKPDMEGNDLPELEQLVERQVSNRKSLIAESLQASLSQLIQEHDEWYKSKLDQVKEESGLDNSEWEDMDSAFILENELLDRLLARTGIRNTFEEERTDILKNAYLMPFETRELAERFLESRQKGFKIGFLFAGQKTEEEKETRLGAFLSDLNSRIDSQLQWHIRTLGKKLAKSAGLSGQFIERWDQLSLEVDSAFITGVIREGAGLNGDYVLQYCNELAEEIKKRCRLKTNVLMEEMTEEIDTAFMDENEHMEEELRTVQEKTAVFLKWNQIKEERLEQANRIREGAGDSAISEGVVSSWLKKWDIRDSHYRSEEELEKPSSDVGEEIHTEIPDRANESAGRITKEEAARKLTVLEEVFSKYEGFRRTAGFLRGKRERILDQSFTIALFGAFSAGKSSFANALLGQSVLPVSPNPTTASINRICPVSDDHVHQTADVHIKSPEQMLGDLNHSLSHFGERVDSLEAAYSLIPSILQSKDRENVHRSFLSAFHSGYEKLAADLGSVKLVSIDEYRTYVANESRSCFVESIDLYFDCPLTRQGITLVDTPGADSINARHTGVAFEYIKNADAVLFVTYYNHAFAKADREFLIQLGRVKDSFELDKMFFIVNAIDLAANEEEKDEVLGYVESQLLQYGIRFPRIHGVSSLQAMREEAASGMIPFREAFHTFIEEELVQMSIDAAIHEWERGYNRFRQWVEFASTDQVSKERRREHLLETKENVLRILNTETPDPLLVEMRQELSELLHYVKQRVFYRLPDFFKEAFHPGRFPSNGNPEKAISAGTEELTRSISYDFAQEMRATSLRTERFIDRALKGKLEELERRIKALEPELYLIQPDFDERPSIEFSEGLQEADVKSAFHSFKNPKHFFEKGGKKEIQEKVEKSLSSPADVYLSTEETRLTKWAASLLERDHEKLMVDSQEQLSEQLDSLINVTAEVQDLESLAADLARLEGLSHEEGA, encoded by the coding sequence ATGAATACGACGAAACGAACCATACATACATCCATGCAAACAATCGCTTCCCTCAGTGAGCGATTCCGTTTGGCGGGCGATGAAGAACGGGTTGAGAAAGCGGAACGCCTGGCTGAAAAAATGCATGGGGAGGAGCTCATCCTTGCATTCTGCGGACATTTTTCCGCAGGAAAATCCAGCATGATCAATCACCTCATCGGCGACAGTGTCCTTCCTGCATCCCCCATACCGACCAGTGCCAATCTGGTTAAGGTGAAGAAAACGGATTCCGACTATGCCAAGATCTACTATCATCATCAGTATCCCGTCTTCATTCCTGCCCCATATGATGAAGACAAAGTGCGGGAATGGTGCAAGGATCGTGATGTATATTCGGTTGAAATCGGCAGATCGAATATGGATAAAGATGTATCCATCCTCGATACTCCGGGAGTAGACAGTACAGATGACGCTCATCGTCTGTCGACGGAGTCTGCCCTGCATCTGGCGGATGCGGTATTTTACGTGATGGATTACAACCATGTCCAATCACAGGTGAACTTCGAATTCACCCGGGAACTGAGCCTGCACGGAGTGAAGCAGTACCTTGTGATCAATCAGATCGACAAACATAACGAAACGGAAATCTCCTTCGAGACGTTCAAAACCGCTGTGAAGGATGCGTTTGGATCATGGGGAGTCGAGCCGGAAGGTATTTTCTATACGAGTCTGAGGAAGCCCGATATGGAAGGGAATGACCTGCCTGAACTGGAGCAGCTTGTTGAAAGACAGGTTTCGAACAGAAAATCCCTTATCGCAGAATCCCTTCAAGCTTCCCTCTCCCAGTTGATACAGGAGCATGATGAATGGTACAAAAGCAAGCTCGATCAGGTAAAGGAAGAGAGCGGACTTGATAACAGTGAATGGGAAGATATGGACAGTGCGTTCATCCTTGAGAACGAACTCCTCGACCGATTATTGGCCAGGACAGGAATAAGGAATACATTCGAAGAGGAGCGGACCGATATCCTGAAGAATGCGTATCTCATGCCTTTTGAAACGAGGGAACTGGCAGAGCGGTTCCTTGAAAGCCGTCAGAAAGGATTCAAAATAGGCTTCCTTTTCGCAGGGCAAAAAACCGAAGAAGAGAAGGAGACAAGGCTTGGGGCTTTCCTGTCCGATCTCAACAGCAGAATCGACTCACAGCTTCAGTGGCATATCAGGACCCTGGGGAAAAAATTAGCCAAAAGTGCCGGTCTTTCCGGACAATTCATCGAGAGATGGGACCAATTGTCTCTTGAAGTGGACTCGGCTTTCATTACGGGTGTGATCCGCGAGGGAGCCGGACTGAATGGTGATTACGTTCTTCAATACTGCAATGAACTGGCAGAAGAGATCAAGAAGAGGTGCCGATTGAAGACCAATGTCCTCATGGAAGAAATGACAGAAGAAATCGACACCGCATTCATGGATGAAAATGAGCACATGGAAGAAGAACTCCGGACTGTTCAGGAAAAAACGGCTGTGTTCCTGAAATGGAATCAGATCAAAGAAGAGCGGCTCGAGCAAGCAAACCGTATCCGTGAAGGAGCGGGAGATTCGGCCATATCGGAGGGTGTCGTGTCATCATGGTTGAAGAAGTGGGACATCAGGGATTCTCATTACCGCAGTGAGGAAGAACTTGAAAAACCTTCCTCCGACGTGGGTGAGGAGATTCATACGGAGATCCCCGATCGTGCGAACGAATCGGCTGGCCGTATAACGAAGGAGGAGGCCGCCCGAAAATTGACCGTCCTTGAAGAGGTATTCTCAAAATATGAAGGATTCCGGAGAACCGCAGGGTTTCTCAGGGGGAAAAGGGAGCGCATCCTCGATCAATCATTCACGATCGCTTTGTTCGGGGCATTCAGCGCAGGCAAATCTTCCTTTGCCAATGCCCTCCTTGGACAATCGGTCTTGCCTGTGAGTCCGAACCCCACCACGGCTTCCATCAACAGGATCTGTCCGGTTTCCGATGATCACGTGCATCAGACTGCCGATGTTCATATCAAATCACCCGAGCAGATGCTTGGTGATCTGAATCACTCCCTTTCTCATTTCGGTGAAAGGGTGGATTCACTGGAGGCAGCCTACTCGTTGATTCCATCAATCCTTCAGTCGAAGGATCGGGAAAATGTCCATCGGTCCTTCCTGTCGGCCTTCCACTCCGGGTATGAAAAGCTTGCAGCCGATCTCGGCTCCGTCAAGCTTGTGTCGATCGACGAGTACCGCACTTATGTAGCCAATGAATCACGATCATGTTTTGTTGAAAGCATTGATCTTTATTTCGATTGTCCCCTTACACGGCAGGGGATCACCCTGGTGGATACGCCGGGTGCCGATTCCATCAATGCACGTCATACCGGAGTCGCATTCGAGTACATCAAGAATGCGGATGCCGTCCTTTTCGTTACGTATTACAATCACGCTTTTGCCAAAGCCGACAGGGAGTTCCTCATTCAGCTTGGAAGGGTGAAGGACTCGTTCGAGCTTGATAAAATGTTCTTCATCGTGAACGCCATCGACCTTGCCGCTAATGAAGAAGAAAAAGACGAGGTCCTGGGCTACGTGGAGTCTCAGCTCCTGCAGTATGGCATCCGCTTCCCGCGCATTCACGGAGTCTCTTCCCTTCAGGCCATGCGGGAAGAAGCGGCCTCCGGCATGATCCCATTCAGGGAGGCCTTCCACACCTTCATAGAAGAGGAACTCGTCCAGATGAGCATCGATGCCGCCATCCATGAATGGGAAAGGGGCTACAACAGGTTCCGCCAGTGGGTGGAATTCGCCTCAACGGATCAGGTATCGAAAGAAAGGCGCAGGGAGCATCTTTTGGAAACAAAAGAGAACGTCCTGCGCATCCTGAACACGGAAACACCAGACCCGCTTCTCGTAGAAATGCGTCAAGAACTCTCAGAGCTCCTGCACTATGTGAAGCAAAGGGTGTTTTACAGGCTCCCCGATTTCTTCAAGGAAGCCTTCCATCCGGGAAGATTTCCTTCAAATGGGAATCCGGAAAAAGCCATCTCAGCTGGAACTGAAGAATTGACGCGGAGCATCTCCTATGATTTTGCACAGGAAATGAGGGCGACCTCCCTCCGGACCGAACGGTTCATCGACCGGGCATTGAAAGGGAAGCTTGAGGAGTTGGAAAGGCGGATCAAAGCATTGGAACCAGAACTTTATCTGATCCAGCCCGATTTTGATGAGCGACCATCTATTGAGTTCTCCGAAGGACTTCAGGAAGCAGACGTGAAGAGTGCGTTTCACTCGTTCAAAAATCCAAAGCACTTCTTTGAGAAGGGCGGGAAGAAAGAAATTCAAGAAAAAGTGGAAAAATCCCTTTCGTCTCCTGCAGATGTTTATCTTTCAACAGAAGAAACACGCCTGACAAAGTGGGCGGCATCGCTTTTGGAGAGGGATCATGAAAAGCTGATGGTGGATTCACAGGAACAGCTGTCAGAGCAACTCGACTCCCTCATCAACGTGACGGCGGAAGTGCAGGACCTTGAAAGTCTGGCAGCGGATCTTGCCCGATTGGAGGGCTTGAGCCATGAAGAAGGAGCCTAA
- a CDS encoding isoprenylcysteine carboxyl methyltransferase family protein produces the protein MFGVIFLILILQRLGELIIAHSNEKWMKERGGIEYGQMHYKWMVAMHTAFFLVLLLEAWSSGFSLNPYWIPLFALFLLVQCGRVWAIFSLGRYWNTKIIVCKGAHVVARGPYRYFRHPNYLIVTLELILIPLLFNAYLTMVLFSLLNQWMLSVRIPEEERALRSETDYRDKHGKTRGYPVFRKNSDSY, from the coding sequence ATGTTTGGTGTCATATTCCTCATCCTGATCCTCCAGAGGCTGGGAGAACTCATCATCGCCCATTCCAATGAAAAATGGATGAAGGAGCGGGGAGGTATAGAATACGGACAGATGCATTACAAATGGATGGTGGCCATGCATACAGCTTTCTTCCTTGTCCTTCTCCTGGAAGCATGGAGCTCAGGCTTCAGTTTGAATCCCTATTGGATTCCTTTGTTCGCCCTATTCCTCCTGGTGCAGTGTGGGAGGGTGTGGGCCATATTTTCCCTCGGACGCTACTGGAATACGAAGATCATCGTTTGCAAGGGGGCCCACGTTGTGGCAAGAGGCCCATACCGGTATTTCAGGCATCCCAATTATCTTATCGTCACCTTGGAGCTCATCCTCATCCCGCTCCTTTTCAATGCCTATCTTACGATGGTCCTGTTCTCCCTCCTCAATCAGTGGATGCTTTCCGTCAGGATCCCGGAAGAAGAGAGGGCTTTGAGAAGTGAAACCGACTACCGTGATAAGCATGGAAAGACAAGGGGATACCCTGTTTTCAGAAAAAATAGCGATTCTTATTGA
- a CDS encoding reverse transcriptase-like protein — MRIRFTYKTKTKSSVWFESSPFPRKETLIHVDDLMKTGRVLDLEIIDEMGSSWTRKEFIKLNEELEKEPENIRLYFDGGFDKESSMTGIGIVIYYEKGGEAFRIRRNDLLDSLENNNEAEYAALHYALSILQELGVKNQPCDIYGDSQVVLNQLGGEWPCYEAGLAKWLERTEALIKKSRLKTSLHVIGRKDNKEADKLANQALEGTRVESHKSLE, encoded by the coding sequence ATGCGCATCCGATTTACGTATAAGACAAAAACAAAATCATCCGTATGGTTCGAATCCAGCCCTTTCCCAAGAAAGGAGACCCTTATCCATGTGGATGATCTCATGAAGACCGGAAGGGTGCTTGACCTTGAAATCATCGATGAAATGGGATCATCCTGGACGAGGAAGGAATTCATCAAGCTGAATGAAGAACTGGAAAAGGAGCCGGAAAACATCAGGCTTTACTTTGACGGGGGCTTTGATAAAGAATCCTCCATGACAGGAATCGGGATCGTCATTTATTATGAAAAGGGCGGTGAAGCCTTCCGGATCCGGAGGAATGATCTGCTGGATTCGCTTGAAAACAATAATGAAGCGGAATATGCAGCTCTTCATTATGCCCTTTCAATCCTTCAGGAATTGGGGGTCAAGAACCAGCCTTGCGATATTTACGGGGACTCCCAGGTAGTGCTGAATCAGCTCGGTGGAGAGTGGCCATGCTATGAAGCCGGTCTGGCAAAATGGCTGGAGAGGACTGAAGCCCTTATCAAAAAAAGCAGGCTCAAAACCTCTCTGCACGTGATCGGCCGGAAAGATAATAAGGAAGCCGATAAGCTTGCCAATCAGGCTCTTGAGGGAACCAGGGTGGAAAGCCACAAAAGTCTGGAATAA
- a CDS encoding divergent PAP2 family protein codes for MNKGIITALLSIIVAQGLKIPLHYLKSGKWKAGVFFQTGGMPSSHSAGVASLATFIALKRGFRTMDFALAFIFGLIVMYDAQGIRRQTGELTLKVNSLNDLVQKANEHEGVPFEEKQPKRLKEMLGHQPEEVIGGAVLGVITGLFSHRIGGNRKSR; via the coding sequence ATGAACAAAGGAATAATCACCGCTTTACTGAGCATCATCGTGGCACAGGGGCTCAAGATTCCGCTCCATTACCTTAAATCGGGCAAATGGAAGGCAGGGGTGTTCTTCCAGACCGGCGGGATGCCGAGCTCCCATAGCGCCGGGGTCGCATCTCTTGCGACATTCATTGCCCTGAAGAGAGGATTCAGGACGATGGATTTTGCCCTGGCATTCATTTTCGGTCTCATCGTCATGTATGATGCCCAGGGAATCAGGAGACAGACGGGTGAACTCACCTTAAAGGTGAACAGCTTGAATGATCTGGTCCAGAAAGCAAACGAACATGAAGGGGTCCCCTTTGAGGAGAAGCAGCCGAAACGCTTGAAGGAGATGCTTGGACATCAGCCGGAAGAAGTGATAGGCGGGGCGGTCCTCGGAGTGATCACAGGTTTATTCTCCCATAGGATCGGGGGAAATCGGAAAAGCAGATAA
- a CDS encoding reverse transcriptase-like protein, whose translation MIEVNIDGASAGNPGPSGAGIFIKENGKITTFSLPLGTMDNHSAEFTACLKALEYCTGEKPDIVWLRSDSQAVIQAIEKRFVRHSEYKPILAAILKEIDKLDLFFCKWIPSKENKAADDLARKAIRLN comes from the coding sequence ATGATCGAAGTGAACATCGATGGTGCGAGCGCAGGCAACCCTGGCCCGAGCGGTGCAGGTATCTTCATAAAAGAAAACGGAAAGATCACCACTTTTTCTTTACCCTTGGGTACGATGGATAACCACTCGGCCGAGTTCACCGCCTGCCTGAAAGCGCTCGAGTATTGTACCGGAGAAAAGCCTGACATCGTATGGCTTCGCAGCGATTCACAAGCCGTGATCCAGGCGATTGAGAAGCGTTTTGTCCGTCATTCCGAATACAAACCGATCCTTGCAGCCATCCTTAAAGAAATCGATAAGCTGGATCTCTTCTTTTGCAAATGGATTCCAAGCAAGGAGAATAAGGCAGCAGATGATCTCGCACGAAAAGCCATCCGCTTGAACTAA
- a CDS encoding zinc-finger domain-containing protein, whose protein sequence is MDRKQLIDKVDELSDAYCKGCLLKAHFRKEYGKTHAHRFCIEECTVGREIRRYGERLG, encoded by the coding sequence GTGGACCGCAAACAACTGATTGATAAGGTGGATGAGCTGTCGGATGCTTATTGCAAGGGTTGCCTCTTGAAGGCACATTTCCGCAAGGAATATGGCAAAACCCATGCCCACCGTTTTTGCATAGAAGAATGCACAGTAGGAAGGGAAATCCGACGCTACGGGGAAAGATTGGGATAA
- a CDS encoding DUF6123 family protein, which yields MKKTTEDFLIDLENRGFKFQEDAIGFIYFGKQYTGASDEVVNSAIEITLKAQKAFDSSFYMSILERLHTQRISSRKEALKWMDAQGLA from the coding sequence GTGAAAAAAACAACAGAGGATTTTCTGATTGATCTGGAAAACAGGGGTTTTAAATTTCAAGAAGATGCCATCGGTTTCATCTACTTCGGCAAACAATATACAGGTGCATCTGATGAGGTCGTCAACAGCGCCATTGAAATTACCCTGAAGGCCCAGAAGGCATTCGACAGCAGCTTTTATATGTCCATCCTTGAAAGGCTCCATACGCAGAGGATATCCTCCAGGAAGGAAGCTCTGAAGTGGATGGATGCACAGGGACTGGCATGA
- a CDS encoding cytochrome c oxidase subunit II, producing MHMHLYEKWWLTLGTGALILFLIILGVSAFHQGHKPPSAKAYIDPERVDATAPFDQPGLKEVSGKDWDYELVIVASAFHYEPAEFTVPKGSKVKIMATTKDVIHGFEVAGTNINMMLEPGYISEYVTTLDQTGEFLIVCNEYCGAGHHTMKSMLKVVD from the coding sequence ATGCATATGCACCTTTATGAAAAATGGTGGTTGACGCTTGGGACGGGTGCCCTGATCCTTTTCTTGATCATTCTCGGCGTCAGCGCCTTTCATCAAGGCCATAAGCCACCGAGTGCCAAAGCGTATATCGATCCTGAACGGGTGGATGCAACGGCACCCTTCGACCAACCGGGCCTGAAAGAGGTGAGCGGAAAGGACTGGGATTATGAATTAGTGATCGTCGCCTCTGCTTTTCACTATGAGCCCGCGGAATTTACCGTTCCGAAGGGTTCAAAGGTAAAGATCATGGCTACAACCAAAGATGTGATCCACGGATTCGAAGTGGCGGGCACCAACATCAACATGATGCTTGAACCCGGGTACATCAGTGAATATGTGACCACCCTCGATCAGACAGGGGAATTCCTGATTGTGTGCAATGAATACTGCGGGGCGGGACACCATACGATGAAATCCATGCTGAAGGTGGTAGACTAA
- a CDS encoding metal ABC transporter solute-binding protein, Zn/Mn family → MKGRFMVTTVLAFALMMGGCAQKSGTDESGKVKVTATIGQIGDAVKQVGGDHVEVQTLMGPGVDPHLYKAKQSDIGKLQEADLIFYSGLHLEGKMLEVLEKVNETKPAYAISESIPKERLRADEASAAAVDPHVWFDIDLWKIAVAEVRDGLIKEDPAHEEEYRENTEAYFDRLDELKEYAEGEIGSIPEEQRVLVTAHDAFHYFGDAYDMEVMGLQGLSTDAEFGLGDVQGLVEILAEREIKAVFVESSISEKSITAVMEGVRKKGKDIELGGELYSDAMGKEGTETGTYIGMYKHNVDTIVKALK, encoded by the coding sequence ATGAAAGGGAGGTTCATGGTTACCACGGTGCTGGCATTTGCCCTGATGATGGGCGGCTGTGCTCAGAAGAGTGGAACGGATGAGAGTGGAAAGGTGAAGGTGACGGCGACGATCGGTCAGATCGGGGATGCCGTCAAACAGGTCGGTGGGGACCATGTGGAGGTACAAACGTTGATGGGACCAGGAGTCGACCCCCATCTTTACAAAGCGAAACAATCGGATATCGGAAAGCTTCAGGAAGCAGATCTTATCTTTTATAGCGGACTTCATCTTGAAGGGAAGATGCTCGAAGTGCTTGAAAAGGTGAACGAAACGAAGCCTGCGTACGCCATTTCCGAAAGCATTCCAAAAGAACGCCTTCGTGCGGATGAAGCAAGTGCAGCGGCTGTGGATCCCCACGTGTGGTTTGATATCGATCTCTGGAAGATCGCTGTCGCGGAGGTAAGGGATGGATTGATCAAGGAGGATCCTGCCCATGAAGAGGAGTACAGGGAAAATACAGAAGCCTACTTCGACAGGCTGGATGAATTGAAGGAATATGCTGAAGGGGAAATCGGCTCGATCCCCGAAGAGCAGCGCGTCTTGGTGACGGCACATGATGCTTTTCACTATTTCGGTGATGCCTATGACATGGAAGTGATGGGACTCCAAGGCTTGAGTACGGATGCCGAGTTCGGCTTAGGCGATGTTCAGGGGCTTGTTGAGATCCTTGCCGAAAGGGAGATCAAGGCCGTGTTCGTCGAGTCGAGCATCTCGGAGAAATCAATTACAGCCGTGATGGAGGGCGTCAGAAAGAAGGGGAAAGACATCGAGCTCGGCGGTGAGCTTTATTCCGATGCCATGGGAAAAGAGGGGACGGAAACAGGAACCTATATAGGGATGTATAAGCATAATGTGGACACAATCGTGAAAGCGTTGAAATAG
- a CDS encoding 5'-3' exonuclease gives MESRQEHILLVDGMALLFRSFFATAVSGQFMVNSQGLPTNGVQGFMKHLFMAAEHADPTHIIICWDMGSKTFRNEVYEDYKSNRNAPPVELIPQFDLAKEVAGRFNLSNVGVSGYEADDCIGTLAKEYKVERKVSVVSGDQDLLQLLDDGIEIMLLQKGFGNYKTYTKNGFVEEKGITPQQFIDVKALMGDTSDGYPGVKGIGEKTAMKLIQEHGDIEGILQNLSSLTPSQKKKIEADLDMLHLSRKLAEIHCEVPLDVKLSECVWNQVSSEHLDVVEEMELKVLRRYLLGSNVMLPASG, from the coding sequence TTGGAATCAAGACAAGAGCATATATTATTAGTGGACGGAATGGCGCTTTTATTCCGTTCCTTTTTTGCAACGGCCGTCAGCGGTCAGTTCATGGTGAATTCACAAGGGCTGCCGACAAACGGCGTGCAGGGATTCATGAAGCATCTCTTCATGGCAGCAGAACACGCTGATCCGACGCATATCATCATCTGCTGGGACATGGGGAGCAAAACGTTCAGGAACGAAGTATATGAGGACTATAAATCGAATCGGAATGCCCCGCCGGTGGAGCTCATTCCCCAGTTCGATCTTGCCAAAGAAGTAGCCGGCCGATTCAATCTTTCAAACGTAGGAGTCTCGGGTTATGAAGCGGATGACTGCATCGGGACCCTTGCAAAGGAATACAAGGTTGAACGGAAGGTTTCGGTCGTCAGCGGTGATCAGGACCTTCTGCAACTACTCGACGATGGCATTGAAATCATGCTCCTTCAAAAAGGATTCGGGAACTATAAAACGTATACGAAGAACGGGTTTGTAGAAGAAAAGGGTATCACGCCCCAACAGTTCATCGACGTGAAGGCCCTCATGGGTGACACGAGTGACGGCTATCCCGGAGTCAAGGGGATCGGGGAAAAGACAGCCATGAAACTCATCCAGGAGCACGGGGATATCGAAGGCATCCTTCAAAACCTGTCTTCCTTGACACCTTCCCAGAAGAAAAAAATCGAAGCCGACCTGGATATGCTTCACCTGTCAAGGAAATTGGCGGAAATCCACTGTGAGGTTCCACTGGATGTGAAGCTTTCAGAATGTGTATGGAACCAAGTATCCTCAGAACATCTCGATGTAGTGGAGGAAATGGAGCTGAAGGTGCTCAGACGATACCTCCTGGGATCTAATGTCATGCTTCCTGCTTCCGGATGA